In Megalopta genalis isolate 19385.01 chromosome 17, iyMegGena1_principal, whole genome shotgun sequence, a single genomic region encodes these proteins:
- the LOC117222807 gene encoding uncharacterized protein LOC117222807, translating into MESKKERERDKEKEERKKVGRLTDKNGGGRRRVKSLSGIDEVRKIGDWLKTKTEEERREGKEVDQGEKEEEIFKKCQMLERTSTEEKGIELRKRKEGRGKNEWEVAIKEMIRKEVMAILREEVKVALKEEIRDLMDSLEESKRDFERKRKEIMEEVWKLRGEIKNETEKMAQEKKRMKKQIKEITRREKKLVCVEKTVKKLEVNKDKEGNRIAEEGDLCRRLREMEIKWEKKSRSERKKNIIIKGIKIKEGGNGREEAEQILKEIGSNAVIEEIRKGEREEGGGEWCIVKIKTMQQKRDVMERKKILVGRKERIEDDMTWEERKIKWRIRQIVEQERRKGKKVVEGYMKIWMGGERWVWDEKKEVLRNRKGKELKEEERKENAERME; encoded by the coding sequence ATGGAaagtaaaaaagaaagagagagagataaagagaaagaagagaggAAAAAGGTGGGCAGACTGACAGACAAGAATGGTGGAGGAAGGAGAAGAGTTAAGAGTTTGTCGGGGATCGACGAAGTACGAAAAATAGGGGATTGGCTGAAAACGAAAACAGAAGAAGAGAGAAGGGAGGGAAAAGAGGTGGATCAAGGGGAGAAAGAGgaggaaatatttaaaaaatgtcagaTGTTGGAGAGAACTTCAACCGAAGAAAAAGGAATAGaattaagaaaaagaaaagaaggaaGAGGAAAAAATGAGTGGGAAGTAGCAATTAAGGAAATGATAAGGAAAGAGGTGATGGCGATTCTTAGGGAGGAAGTGAAGGTAGCTCTAAAGGAAGAAATAAGAGATCTGATGGATAGTCTGGAAGAAAGTAAGAGAGATTTCGAAAGGAAGAGGAAAGAAATAATGGAGGAAGTGTGGAAACTAAGAGGGGAGATAAAGAACGAGACAGAAAAGATGGCCCAAGAAAAGAAAAGGATGAAAAAGCAGATAAAAGAAATAACTAGGAGGGAAAAGAAGTTAGTATGTGTAGAGAAAACAGTGAAAAAGTTAGAAGTGAACAAAGATAAAGAAGGGAATAGAATAGCAGAGGAAGGAGACTTATGCAGAAGATTAAGAGAAATGGAAATCAAGTGGGAGAAGAAAAGCAGAAGCGAAaggaaaaaaaatataattattaagggTATTAAGATAAAAGAAGGAGGGAATGGAAGGGAAGAAGCAGAGCAGATATTGAAAGAGATTGGAAGTAATGCAGTTATAGAAGAGATaagaaagggagaaagggaAGAAGGAGGAGGGGAATGGTGCATAGTGAAGATAAAAACAATGCAGCAGAAAAGAGATGTGATGGAAAGGAAAAAGATATTGGTAGGAAGGAAAGAAAGAATAGAGGACGACATGACGTGGgaggaaagaaaaataaaatggaGAATAAGACAAATAGTAGAGCAGGAAAGAAGGAAAGGAAAGAAAGTGGTGGAAGGGTATATGAAAATATGGATGGGAGGGGAAAGATGGGTATGGGATGAAAAAAAGGAGGTTCTAAGGAATAGGAAGGGTAAGGAACTAAAAGAAGAAGAGCGAAAAGAAAACGCGGAGAGGATGGAATAA